One segment of Aliidongia dinghuensis DNA contains the following:
- a CDS encoding DUF3052 family protein, with protein MSDKPLAEKLQVKHGRRLAVVDLPAGLELAIGPEVPTTGDLAEAEVVLAFARSKAELEQRLPALAAQLTPGAILWLAYPKLGTPLASDIQRDVIHDYAPTVGLDCVAQIAIDATWSALRLKRIG; from the coding sequence ATGTCCGACAAGCCGCTTGCCGAGAAGCTGCAGGTGAAACATGGCCGCCGGCTCGCTGTGGTCGATCTGCCGGCAGGGCTCGAACTCGCGATCGGCCCCGAAGTCCCGACGACGGGCGATCTCGCCGAGGCCGAGGTCGTGCTGGCCTTCGCCCGCTCCAAGGCCGAGCTCGAGCAGCGCCTGCCGGCGCTGGCAGCCCAGCTCACGCCGGGCGCCATCCTGTGGCTCGCCTACCCGAAGCTCGGCACGCCGCTCGCGAGCGACATCCAGCGCGACGTGATCCACGACTACGCGCCGACCGTCGGGCTCGATTGCGTCGCGCAGATCGCGATCGATGCTACCTGGTCGGCGCTGCGCCTCAAGCGGATCGGCTGA
- the cysT gene encoding sulfate ABC transporter permease subunit CysT → MLPGLPVTLGFTLAYLSIVVLLPLAALVLRASGIGWAGFVAQAAQPRVEAAFRASFGISFLTATFDVGLGLLVAWVLVRYRFWGRRLLDALVDLPIALPTAVAGIALTELYAETGWFGAPLAALGIPVAFTPLGIGVALAFVGLPFVVRAVEPVLADLDRDVEEAAATLGATSWQIFRRVILPALWPALLTGFTLAFGRGIGEYGSVIFIAGNVPGLSEIVPLLIVVKLEQFDVLGASVLGSLMLVASFAIMLAINGLQYWNRHRRGH, encoded by the coding sequence GTGCTGCCGGGCCTGCCGGTGACGCTGGGATTCACGCTCGCCTATCTCTCGATCGTGGTACTGCTGCCGCTCGCGGCCCTGGTCCTCCGCGCGAGCGGCATCGGCTGGGCCGGTTTCGTCGCCCAGGCGGCCCAGCCGCGCGTCGAGGCCGCGTTCCGTGCCAGCTTCGGCATCTCGTTCCTGACGGCGACGTTCGACGTCGGCCTGGGCCTGCTCGTCGCCTGGGTGCTGGTGCGCTACCGTTTCTGGGGCCGGCGCCTGCTCGACGCGCTGGTCGACCTGCCGATCGCGCTGCCGACCGCCGTCGCCGGCATTGCGCTGACCGAACTCTATGCCGAGACCGGCTGGTTCGGCGCACCGCTTGCCGCACTCGGCATCCCCGTCGCGTTCACGCCGCTCGGCATCGGCGTGGCGCTCGCCTTCGTCGGGCTGCCGTTCGTCGTGCGCGCGGTCGAGCCGGTGCTGGCCGACCTCGACCGCGACGTCGAGGAAGCGGCGGCGACGCTTGGCGCCACATCCTGGCAGATCTTCCGCCGGGTCATCCTGCCGGCGCTCTGGCCGGCGCTCTTGACCGGCTTCACCCTCGCCTTCGGCCGCGGCATCGGCGAATACGGCTCGGTCATCTTCATCGCCGGCAACGTGCCCGGCCTGTCGGAAATCGTGCCGCTGCTGATCGTGGTCAAGCTCGAGCAGTTCGACGTGCTCGGCGCCTCCGTCCTGGGCTCGCTGATGCTCGTCGCCTCGTTCGCGATCATGCTCGCGATCAACGGGCTGCAATATTGGAACCGGCATCGCCGTGGTCACTAA
- the fusA gene encoding elongation factor G produces MARKTPLENMRNIGIIAHVDAGKTTTTERILYYTGRSHKIGEVHDGAATTDYMEQEQKRGITIQSAAVTVFWKNHQINVIDTPGHVDFTIEVNRSLRVLDGAVVVFDGVAGVEPQSETNWRLADNYHVPRMCYVNKMDRSGANFRRCIDMIKTRLGAKPLVTQIPIGSEDNFRGMIDLVQNKALIWHSDEKDAEWEVAEVDPAAIAKRLNIVVKEDIDILNDAAKYRTELLDSALEQDDAAMEAYLESGEEPSAETLNKCIRRGTVLGAFTPVLCGSSFKNKGVQQMLDAVIAYLPAPTDVKAISTVDEDGNVTGERSCSDDEPFAALAFKVINNQFGALTFARVYSGVAQKGMTLLNSTRGKKERIGRMVEVFAKDTNPIEETRAGDIIAFVSLAETETGDTLCDANNPVILERMKFPDPVISVSVEAKTKGDQEKLGQALGKMVRADPSLRLELDKESGQTILRGMGELHLEITIDRIRTEYGVEANVGRPQVAYRETITSAVEHIYTHKKQTGGSGQYAEVKVKIAPRERGEGFVFEDKIVGGSIPREFIPAVEYGFEMQKEEGVLAGFPTVDFSVSLIDGKYHDVDSSAIAFEIAARACFREAIRKASPILLEPVMKVEVVTPESHLGDVIGDLNRRRGMILGQIDRGMNLAVEAHVPLSEMFGYIGDLRSMTSGRATFTMEFSHYDPVPRNVADEIVSSKAA; encoded by the coding sequence GTGGCACGCAAGACGCCCCTCGAGAACATGCGCAATATCGGCATCATCGCGCATGTGGATGCCGGCAAGACGACGACGACCGAGCGCATTCTCTACTACACGGGTCGCAGCCATAAGATCGGCGAAGTCCATGACGGTGCGGCGACGACCGACTACATGGAGCAGGAACAGAAGCGCGGCATCACCATCCAGTCCGCGGCCGTGACCGTGTTCTGGAAGAACCACCAGATCAACGTCATCGACACCCCGGGCCACGTCGACTTCACCATCGAGGTGAACCGTTCGCTCCGCGTGCTGGACGGTGCGGTCGTCGTGTTCGACGGCGTTGCCGGCGTCGAGCCGCAGTCCGAGACGAACTGGCGCCTTGCTGACAACTACCACGTGCCGCGCATGTGCTACGTCAACAAGATGGACCGCTCGGGCGCGAACTTCCGCCGCTGCATCGACATGATCAAGACGCGCCTCGGTGCCAAGCCCCTGGTCACGCAGATTCCGATCGGCTCGGAAGACAATTTCCGCGGCATGATCGACCTGGTCCAGAACAAGGCGCTCATCTGGCACTCGGACGAGAAGGATGCCGAGTGGGAGGTGGCCGAGGTCGACCCGGCCGCGATCGCCAAGCGCCTCAACATCGTCGTCAAGGAAGACATCGACATCCTGAACGACGCGGCCAAGTACCGGACCGAGCTGCTCGACAGCGCGCTCGAGCAGGACGACGCGGCCATGGAAGCCTATCTCGAGTCGGGCGAGGAGCCGTCGGCCGAGACGCTCAACAAGTGCATCCGCCGCGGCACCGTGTTGGGCGCCTTCACCCCAGTGCTGTGCGGCTCGTCCTTCAAGAACAAGGGCGTGCAGCAGATGCTGGACGCGGTCATCGCCTATCTGCCGGCGCCGACCGACGTCAAGGCGATCTCGACCGTCGACGAGGACGGCAATGTGACCGGCGAGCGCTCCTGCTCGGACGACGAGCCGTTCGCGGCGCTCGCGTTCAAGGTCATCAACAACCAGTTCGGCGCCTTGACCTTCGCCCGCGTCTATTCGGGTGTCGCCCAGAAGGGCATGACGCTCCTGAACTCGACGCGCGGCAAGAAGGAGCGCATCGGCCGCATGGTCGAGGTGTTCGCGAAGGACACGAACCCGATCGAAGAGACCCGTGCCGGCGACATCATTGCCTTCGTCTCGCTCGCCGAGACCGAGACCGGTGACACGCTGTGCGATGCGAACAACCCGGTCATCCTGGAGCGCATGAAGTTCCCGGATCCCGTCATCTCCGTCTCGGTCGAGGCGAAGACCAAGGGCGACCAGGAGAAGCTCGGCCAGGCGCTCGGCAAGATGGTCCGCGCGGACCCCTCGCTGCGCCTCGAGCTCGACAAGGAATCGGGCCAGACCATCCTGCGCGGCATGGGCGAGCTGCATCTCGAGATCACCATCGATCGCATCCGCACCGAGTACGGCGTCGAAGCCAACGTCGGCCGGCCGCAGGTGGCATACCGCGAGACGATCACCAGCGCCGTCGAGCACATCTACACGCACAAGAAGCAGACCGGCGGCTCGGGCCAGTACGCCGAAGTCAAGGTCAAGATCGCCCCGCGCGAGCGCGGCGAGGGCTTCGTGTTCGAGGACAAGATCGTCGGCGGCTCGATCCCGCGCGAATTCATCCCGGCGGTCGAGTACGGCTTCGAGATGCAGAAGGAAGAAGGCGTGCTCGCCGGCTTCCCGACGGTGGACTTCTCGGTCTCGCTCATCGACGGCAAGTACCATGACGTCGACTCGTCGGCGATCGCGTTCGAAATCGCGGCCCGCGCCTGCTTCCGCGAGGCGATCCGCAAGGCGAGCCCGATCCTGCTCGAGCCGGTGATGAAGGTCGAGGTCGTGACGCCGGAGTCGCATCTGGGCGACGTCATCGGCGACTTGAACCGTCGCCGCGGCATGATCCTCGGCCAGATCGACCGCGGCATGAACCTCGCCGTCGAGGCCCACGTGCCGCTGTCGGAGATGTTCGGCTACATCGGCGACCTGCGCTCCATGACCTCGGGTCGTGCGACCTTCACCATGGAGTTCAGCCACTACGACCCGGTGCCGCGCAACGTCGCGGACGAGATCGTGTCGTCGAAGGCCGCGTAA
- a CDS encoding GNAT family N-acetyltransferase translates to MTADLVLRPALAGDIEAIISIESRGSIAKFIRPWRHERHAAALENRDFAYLIAEAADTTVGFVIFQHVLSTDRAINLMRIAVTEPGQGYGKPLMRLAMRHAFIDLGAHRLWLDVFAENHRARHVYRDLGFVEEGTMRDAALKLDGFHSLVIMSMLEDEYRSQPDAS, encoded by the coding sequence TTGACCGCGGACCTCGTTTTGCGCCCTGCCCTCGCCGGCGATATCGAAGCGATCATCAGCATCGAGTCGCGTGGCTCGATCGCCAAGTTCATACGTCCCTGGCGGCACGAACGGCATGCGGCCGCACTCGAAAACCGCGACTTTGCCTATCTGATCGCCGAAGCAGCGGATACGACCGTCGGCTTCGTCATCTTCCAGCACGTGCTGTCGACCGACCGGGCGATCAACCTGATGCGCATCGCGGTCACCGAGCCTGGCCAGGGCTACGGCAAGCCGCTGATGCGGCTCGCCATGCGCCATGCCTTCATCGATCTGGGCGCCCACCGCCTCTGGCTCGACGTGTTCGCCGAGAACCACCGGGCACGCCATGTCTATCGCGACCTGGGCTTCGTCGAGGAAGGCACCATGCGCGACGCGGCGCTGAAACTGGACGGGTTCCACAGCCTCGTCATCATGTCGATGCTGGAGGACGAGTATCGGAGCCAGCCCGACGCTTCGTAA
- a CDS encoding rhodanese-like domain-containing protein, which translates to MMSLGYAGDVSPTEAWQKLATDPRAVLVDVRTNAEWSYVGLPDLAQLGKPVHKLAWQIFPEMQVNTGFVDGIKAAGIGPDQPILLLCRSGVRSASAAKLLTQSGFTACYNVRDGFEGPGDAERHRGRVAGWKFEGLPWAQG; encoded by the coding sequence ATGATGAGTCTTGGATACGCTGGCGACGTTTCGCCGACTGAAGCCTGGCAGAAGCTCGCGACCGACCCGCGCGCCGTCCTCGTCGACGTGCGCACCAACGCCGAATGGTCCTATGTCGGCCTGCCGGACCTGGCGCAGCTCGGCAAGCCGGTGCACAAGCTCGCCTGGCAGATCTTCCCGGAGATGCAGGTGAATACCGGCTTCGTCGACGGCATCAAGGCGGCCGGCATCGGGCCGGACCAGCCGATCCTGCTGCTCTGTCGCTCGGGCGTGCGCAGCGCGTCGGCAGCCAAGCTCTTGACTCAGTCGGGCTTCACCGCGTGCTACAACGTCCGCGACGGGTTCGAGGGGCCGGGCGATGCGGAGCGGCATCGCGGCCGGGTCGCGGGCTGGAAATTCGAGGGGCTGCCCTGGGCCCAGGGCTGA
- a CDS encoding sulfate ABC transporter substrate-binding protein, with product MTFRLTTLGLVGLALLALSALTAQAHGETTLLNVSYDPTREFYAEVGKVFAPKWQAETGETVAIRTSHGGSGAQARAVIDGLEADVVTLALAYDIDAIARQAKLLPADWQSRLPDNSAPYTSTIVFLVRKGNPKGIHDWGDLVKPGVSVITPNPKTSGGARWNYLAAWAYGLKAGNGDEAKAKAFVADLFKHVPVLDTGSRGATITFAQRRQGDVLIAWENEAFLASREMSREGLEIVVPSISILAEPTVAVVDANAQKHGTAKVAEAYLRFLYTPEGQELAAKHYFRPRLAEVAAKYADRFPKLELVTIDHDFGGWQAAQAKHFADGGTFDQIYKPGP from the coding sequence ATGACGTTCCGACTGACGACGCTCGGCCTGGTGGGCCTCGCGCTCCTGGCCCTCTCGGCACTCACCGCCCAGGCCCACGGCGAGACCACGCTCCTGAACGTGAGCTATGACCCGACCCGTGAGTTCTATGCCGAGGTCGGCAAGGTCTTCGCCCCCAAATGGCAGGCCGAGACTGGCGAGACGGTCGCCATCCGCACCTCGCACGGCGGCTCGGGCGCCCAGGCGCGCGCGGTGATCGACGGGCTCGAAGCCGATGTCGTGACGCTGGCGCTTGCCTATGACATCGACGCCATCGCCCGCCAGGCGAAGCTGCTGCCGGCCGACTGGCAGAGCCGCCTGCCGGACAACAGCGCGCCCTATACCTCGACCATCGTGTTCCTGGTCCGGAAGGGCAATCCCAAAGGCATCCACGACTGGGGCGACCTGGTGAAGCCGGGCGTCTCGGTCATCACGCCCAATCCCAAGACCTCGGGCGGCGCGCGCTGGAACTATCTCGCGGCCTGGGCCTATGGCCTCAAGGCCGGCAACGGCGACGAGGCGAAGGCCAAGGCGTTCGTCGCCGACCTGTTCAAGCACGTGCCCGTGCTCGACACCGGCTCCCGCGGTGCCACGATCACCTTCGCCCAGCGCCGGCAGGGCGACGTGCTGATCGCCTGGGAGAACGAGGCGTTCCTGGCCAGCCGGGAGATGAGCCGCGAGGGGCTCGAGATCGTCGTGCCGTCGATCAGCATCCTGGCCGAGCCCACGGTCGCGGTCGTCGACGCCAACGCCCAGAAGCACGGCACCGCGAAGGTCGCCGAGGCTTACCTGCGCTTCCTCTATACGCCGGAGGGCCAGGAACTGGCGGCGAAGCACTATTTCCGCCCGCGCCTGGCCGAGGTCGCGGCGAAATACGCCGACCGCTTCCCCAAGCTTGAGCTGGTGACGATCGACCACGACTTCGGCGGCTGGCAGGCGGCGCAGGCCAAGCATTTCGCCGACGGCGGCACGTTCGACCAGATCTACAAGCCGGGTCCATGA
- the metZ gene encoding O-succinylhomoserine sulfhydrylase produces MEEFDPETQLIRGGLARSSFGETAEAIYMTSGFVYQSAEAAEARFKGEEPGFIYSRYGNPTVRMFEERLAGLDGAELAYATASGMAAVFNGLLACVKAGDHVLASRVLFGSCFYIIQTLLPRYGVETSFVDSADPADWAKAMRPNTKVVFLETPANPTLALLDLKAIADIAHAGGARLMVDNALASPIVQRPFEFGADIVVYSATKHIDGQGRCLGGAILADKAFLETEFQPFLRHTGPALSPFNAWVLVKGLETLALRVERQSETALKLARRVEAHGAVKATLYPFLESHPQHALARSQMTTGGTLLSLDLGSKAAAFAFLNALEIVDISNNLGDAKSLATHPATTTHRALPEADRRAIGIGDGLVRVSIGLESEAALARDFERALDAAHAAA; encoded by the coding sequence GTGGAAGAATTCGATCCCGAGACCCAATTGATCCGTGGCGGCCTGGCCCGCTCGTCGTTCGGCGAGACGGCCGAGGCGATCTACATGACCTCGGGTTTCGTCTATCAGTCGGCCGAGGCGGCGGAGGCGCGCTTCAAGGGCGAGGAGCCCGGCTTCATCTATTCGCGCTACGGCAACCCGACCGTGCGCATGTTCGAAGAGCGCCTGGCCGGCCTCGACGGGGCGGAGCTGGCCTACGCGACGGCGAGCGGCATGGCGGCGGTGTTCAACGGGCTCTTGGCCTGCGTCAAGGCCGGCGACCATGTGCTGGCGAGCCGGGTGCTGTTCGGCTCCTGCTTCTACATCATCCAGACCCTGCTGCCGCGCTACGGCGTCGAGACGAGCTTCGTCGACAGCGCCGATCCGGCCGACTGGGCGAAGGCCATGCGGCCCAACACCAAGGTCGTGTTCCTGGAAACGCCGGCCAACCCGACCCTGGCGCTGCTCGACCTTAAGGCGATCGCCGACATCGCCCACGCCGGCGGCGCCCGGCTGATGGTCGACAATGCGCTGGCGAGCCCGATCGTGCAGCGGCCGTTCGAGTTCGGCGCTGATATCGTCGTCTATTCCGCGACCAAGCATATCGACGGCCAGGGCCGCTGTCTCGGCGGCGCCATCCTCGCCGACAAGGCGTTCCTCGAGACCGAGTTCCAGCCGTTCCTGCGCCACACCGGCCCGGCCTTGAGCCCGTTCAACGCCTGGGTCCTGGTCAAGGGCCTCGAAACCCTGGCGCTCCGCGTCGAGCGGCAGAGCGAGACCGCGTTGAAGCTCGCGCGCCGGGTCGAGGCGCACGGCGCCGTCAAGGCGACACTCTATCCGTTCCTCGAAAGCCACCCGCAGCACGCGCTCGCGCGCAGCCAGATGACGACCGGCGGCACGCTCTTGTCGCTTGATCTCGGGTCCAAGGCGGCCGCCTTCGCCTTCCTGAACGCACTCGAGATCGTCGACATCTCGAACAATCTCGGCGATGCGAAGTCGCTCGCGACCCATCCGGCGACCACGACCCACCGGGCCCTGCCCGAGGCCGACCGCCGCGCCATCGGTATCGGCGACGGGCTCGTGCGCGTCTCGATCGGGCTCGAGAGCGAGGCAGCACTCGCCCGCGATTTCGAACGCGCGCTCGATGCCGCCCACGCTGCGGCGTGA
- a CDS encoding O-acetylhomoserine aminocarboxypropyltransferase/cysteine synthase family protein yields MSNWKNPETLALHAGYRRDPATHAVAVPIYQTTSFQFDDTAQAGRLFGLEELGNIYTRIMNPTTAVLEERLAALEGGAAALALSSGQAAAFIALQNIAHAGDNFVSSTDLYGGTWNLFANTFKTLGIEARFVDPADPEAFARASDSRTRAWFAETLPNPSLRVFPIAEVAALGRRLGVPLIVDNTAAPILCRPLDHGAAVVVHSTTKYIGGHGTSIGGVIIDSGTFDWAAHADRFPSLNTPDPSYHGAIWTEAAKPLGPIAYILKARVTLLRDIGAALSPFNAFQFIQGLETLPLRIKAHAANAKAVADYLAGHPKVERVIYPGFATGEDKRRAETYLKGGLGALVGFELTGGADAGRAFIDALELFYHVANIGDVRSLAIHPASTTHAQLSPEDRLKTGVTDGYVRLAVGIEHIDDILADVAQALART; encoded by the coding sequence ATGTCAAATTGGAAAAATCCGGAGACGCTGGCGCTCCATGCCGGCTACCGGCGCGATCCGGCGACCCACGCGGTTGCGGTGCCGATCTATCAGACCACGTCCTTCCAGTTCGACGACACGGCCCAGGCGGGCCGCCTGTTCGGCCTCGAGGAACTGGGCAACATCTATACCCGCATCATGAACCCGACGACCGCCGTGCTCGAGGAGCGGCTGGCGGCGCTCGAGGGCGGTGCTGCCGCCCTCGCCCTGAGCTCGGGCCAGGCGGCAGCCTTCATCGCGCTGCAGAACATCGCCCATGCCGGCGACAATTTCGTGAGCTCGACCGACCTCTACGGCGGCACCTGGAACCTGTTCGCGAACACGTTCAAGACGCTCGGCATCGAGGCACGCTTCGTCGACCCGGCCGATCCGGAGGCGTTTGCCCGAGCGAGCGACAGCCGGACGCGCGCCTGGTTCGCCGAAACCCTGCCGAACCCGAGCCTGCGCGTCTTCCCGATCGCCGAGGTCGCCGCCCTCGGCCGGCGCCTGGGCGTGCCGCTCATCGTCGACAATACCGCGGCACCCATCCTCTGCCGCCCGCTCGACCATGGCGCCGCGGTCGTCGTCCATTCGACGACGAAATACATCGGCGGCCACGGCACCTCGATCGGCGGCGTGATCATCGACAGCGGCACCTTCGACTGGGCAGCCCACGCCGACCGGTTCCCAAGCCTGAACACGCCCGACCCCAGCTATCACGGCGCCATCTGGACCGAGGCCGCGAAGCCGCTTGGGCCCATCGCCTATATCCTGAAGGCACGCGTGACGTTGCTGCGCGACATCGGCGCCGCCCTGAGCCCGTTCAACGCCTTCCAGTTCATCCAGGGGCTCGAGACCCTGCCGCTCCGCATCAAGGCCCATGCGGCGAACGCCAAGGCGGTGGCCGACTATCTGGCCGGCCATCCGAAGGTCGAGCGGGTGATCTATCCGGGTTTCGCGACCGGCGAGGACAAGCGCCGCGCCGAGACCTACCTCAAGGGCGGCCTGGGTGCGCTCGTGGGCTTCGAGCTCACCGGCGGCGCCGACGCCGGCCGGGCCTTCATCGACGCGCTCGAGCTGTTCTACCACGTCGCCAATATCGGCGACGTGCGCAGCCTCGCGATCCATCCGGCGTCGACCACGCACGCCCAGCTCTCGCCCGAAGACCGGCTCAAGACCGGCGTGACCGACGGCTATGTCCGGCTTGCGGTCGGCATCGAGCATATCGACGACATCCTGGCCGACGTGGCCCAGGCGCTCGCCCGCACCTGA
- a CDS encoding OsmC family protein, whose product MKSRVTWVENRMFVGESGSGHSVVMDGAPEAGGRNAGIRPMEMLLIGLCGCTAFDVVLILERGRETVTSCVVEAEAERAETDPKVFTRVHLVYKVSGRNLKLDKVERAVALSAEKYCSASIMFGKTAVLTHEIQLREE is encoded by the coding sequence ATGAAGTCGCGGGTGACCTGGGTCGAGAACCGCATGTTCGTCGGCGAGTCGGGCAGCGGCCATTCGGTCGTGATGGACGGAGCGCCTGAAGCGGGCGGCCGCAATGCCGGCATCCGGCCCATGGAGATGCTGCTCATTGGGCTCTGCGGCTGTACGGCGTTCGACGTCGTGCTGATCCTGGAGCGCGGCCGGGAGACCGTGACGAGCTGTGTCGTCGAGGCCGAGGCCGAACGGGCGGAGACCGATCCCAAGGTCTTCACCCGCGTCCATCTCGTCTACAAGGTCTCGGGCCGCAACCTGAAACTCGACAAGGTCGAGCGTGCCGTCGCACTCTCGGCCGAGAAATACTGCTCGGCCTCGATCATGTTCGGCAAGACCGCGGTCCTGACGCACGAGATCCAGCTCCGCGAGGAGTGA
- the cysW gene encoding sulfate ABC transporter permease subunit CysW has protein sequence MVTNRLAPNRLASGGLIALTFLILLVFLVAPLVLVFARALGEGLAAPLAALQEPDAQSAIRLTLLIAGIAVPLNLVFGLAASWAIAKFDFPGRSLLVTLIDLPLSISPVVSGLVYVLVFGAQGLLGPWLSAHGIKIVFAVPGIVLASVFVTLPFVARELIPLMEAQGRHEEEAALTLGASGWQTFRRVTLPNVRWGLLYGVLLSNARAMGEFGAVSVVSGHIRGLTNTMPLHIEVLYNEYNLPAAFTVAALLALLALVTLVAKSLLEWRLSGDPSTAGR, from the coding sequence GTGGTCACTAACCGCCTCGCGCCAAACCGCCTTGCCTCAGGGGGCCTGATCGCGCTCACCTTCCTGATCCTGCTGGTCTTTCTGGTGGCGCCGCTCGTGCTGGTCTTCGCCCGCGCGCTCGGCGAGGGGCTCGCGGCACCGCTCGCCGCCCTTCAGGAGCCGGACGCCCAGTCGGCGATCCGGCTCACCCTGCTGATCGCCGGTATCGCGGTGCCGCTCAACCTCGTCTTCGGCCTCGCCGCCTCCTGGGCGATCGCCAAGTTCGACTTTCCCGGCCGCAGCCTGCTGGTGACCCTGATCGACCTGCCGCTGTCGATCTCCCCGGTCGTCTCGGGCCTCGTCTATGTGCTGGTGTTCGGCGCCCAGGGGCTGCTCGGCCCCTGGCTCTCGGCCCATGGCATCAAGATCGTGTTCGCCGTGCCGGGCATCGTGTTGGCGAGCGTGTTCGTGACTTTGCCGTTCGTCGCGCGCGAGCTCATCCCGCTCATGGAAGCCCAGGGGCGGCACGAGGAGGAAGCGGCGCTCACGCTCGGCGCCAGCGGCTGGCAGACCTTCCGCCGCGTAACACTGCCGAACGTGCGCTGGGGCCTGCTCTACGGTGTGCTGCTCAGCAACGCGCGGGCGATGGGCGAGTTCGGCGCCGTCTCGGTCGTGTCGGGCCACATCCGCGGCCTGACCAACACCATGCCGCTGCACATCGAAGTGCTTTATAACGAGTACAACCTGCCCGCGGCCTTCACCGTCGCTGCACTGCTGGCGCTCCTGGCGCTCGTGACCCTGGTCGCGAAGAGCCTGCTCGAATGGCGCCTCAGCGGCGATCCGTCGACCGCCGGCCGATAA